Genomic segment of Porites lutea chromosome 13, jaPorLute2.1, whole genome shotgun sequence:
TAAATACGTTTCGAGGAAGTTCTTTTTTGTGTACTCGTTGTCtatgcattttaaaataattatgaataAATTGATTAGTGGAAAAAGTGTTCCCAACATTAATGTCACTCTCCCCGACTGAGGTCGCCATGTTTCAGTTTGGTCTTCAAAGCTTAACTGGATTTAATTTAAAGTTATGACCCTCCAAATGATGACAGTACATGTAAAGCAATAGCAACTGAACACAAGACACGATATGGGTCGCTTATGCATATTCACTGTCAGCCTTTCAAGTGACTTaccttgtattttttgttttcagcaaATCAACCTTTTCTCAAAAGGTCCAAACGTTCCATGCCATCTTTGGCTATCTTTTTTCTCCACCATGGCCATAGCGCACTAaaacgtcacggcggccatattggtgtcccaaacaaatcctctgggagttgtactcttttcttatgcaaacgctttcttttattccaataaatttgcgtagatactggccacgtgagtgaaaacactctaaaCTTTGCACACTTAACATGACATTAAACAGGTGAACAGTCGTGACATTAAACAGTCAAGCGtgactttcttttttcaccATTAAATATGTGCATATTCGTGACTTCAATCACGCTTCGCGTGCTGTGTTCGCGTGTTGAGAGCGTGATCACCTATAGCATCAAAATCTTCTGAAGGGACACAAATGATCCCCACATTTGACCTCAAATGATTCCCGTGTTCGGTTTGGTAAAAATCCTTGAAACTTTGTGGACTTGAAGCCCCGTTTTAAAATGAGAATCTAAAGAATGTGGCATGCAGGTTCTAACACTCTAAcctgtttattttgtttctttttctttttgtttgaaagGATATATACAACATATCAGGTACAACTTGTTCACATACATGGGCACTGGACAATCGGTTCAAATGACTTTCTGTCAAATAACCTGAGAGCATCCTGTTATTTCCCAACACTGCATATGGTAAATTCCTAGCATTTCACCAAATCTCTCGCCTCAAAATTCGTTGGCCACCCAAAGAATTATTAACTGGTACCCAGAAACAGCTCACCAAGTTTAGGCAACAGAATTTGGATGTGATATTGCTTTGCAGTAATATCCTGGAGAATTATTAAAGTATGTAGAAACCGATTACTTGTTGAATGGTATCTAAGCTTGAAAATGAACTTAACGACATTGTTTATTTCTACCAGTACATCATGACATGTCAtcttaacaaacaaaaacataacatcaacaaaaattattttaggtAATGAGCCAATCGGGATTGTCACCAAACACTATTTTTACATAAAGGAAAGTGAAATGGAACAAAGGCTTGGCAGTTTTTGACTGTGATTCACTTTTTCCTGAGGGACGCCGCCGGGAAGGTTTTGTTAATACCCTGCAATACGAAGGTGATTTTTCACTATTACCTTAATTTTTTTCGGCGCATTGtcgaaaatgttattttcaatcATTAGAGTCACTTTAACTGGCGATTGTATATTTTGGGGGCGTCAACTCCGTTTTGCACAGTTGACTAGACGTTACCTGAAATTATTTGGCGACTTCAACTGGACCAGCTTCATGAACTGCAGTTGTGAAATGTGAGGCAGTGTATGAAATCCTAAgcgaaaaaaagtcaaaatagcaATAGGGGTTCGTAAAGTGAAGGTGTCAgtattgattttattttcctttctgtATTCCAATTGCTTAAAACACGCTTGAAGACGCTTTTCATGCACGGTTTCAAcatttaaaatgaatttctgtTGCCAGCCTTGAACATCTTTCtaaatcaccatttttttttttccagaatatgataacgtttttttttcctttttttaaataacgaTTTGCTTACGATCATCATTTCCTTTTCAGCCATAAGAATGaccaaaatcagtaaagaaatatCTTAAGTATATGAATAAAACATgcacaaagaaaaaagttaagaGGTTTGTCTTTCTATGCGTGATCAAAGAAAAAGTCAtgttgttttcaaaactttttaaagctGATCCTATATCTTATAGGTAACATAGAGTTATTTTGATGTCGCCCGGGCAAAAACGATAATTATATTATGACATGTGTTTGagatgtattttatttttgcttacCCTTTTTAGTTTAAGTTATATGCAAGTTATAAATCTGTGACTGGAGGTTGAACCAGTCATGTTATTGAAAATTTGGGAAACAACTAATATTGATTTCCTCCCTCTGCTACAAGTTGAATCACTTAATTAATTTGTTCCGCGGCTTTTCTCCAGTCTGTTTGTGTTTCAGTGCACGAGACGTACATATTCAAAATTATTCGAACAAAATAGAAGCGTTTTCAACCCTGATGTTTTTAAGGTAAACaaacatcaagaaaaaaataacctgcCTACCTGCATGGTGCTCGATAAGGTCAATTCACAACTTTCACGTTACCCATattacaccttgtttacctCCATAGTTTTGCATACcattaattttcaatttctctcgCGTAGTCGTCCCAAAGAAGGCAATTCTTTTATACAATTTTTGTGGATAGCATGatgtattatgggcaatgtgaaaatggtgTATGGTGAAACACCACTCTTTTAATCATTTTAATGtcgttttagtttctttttcttttgttttccgttATTCGCAGATTATGAAGAGCTCAACTACTGTGCTGTTATTTTCCATTTTCGTGCTTTGTGTGGCAGGTAAAAAGTTTTAACTCTGTATAGCGGTTTCAAACACCGcatcttcgcaaaaaaaaagtaaacaaatgttTATGCCTTGGATAAATTCGAGATCCTATCTCAAGAATCAAGAAAAGTAATTTCTTTTACTGAAGATACATAATAACGCGCGTGACTGCTAGAAGAAATGGATGTCGTTAAATTTAAGTGTACCGAGGTCCTTAAAGATGGGGTCTGTATGAGCATTGAAATGTGAtttattataaataattctAATAATGCGCTTTTGCAGGATAACAAGGCGGCGGAGATTGATTTTATAGGTCGAAGCCCAAACTACACTGCAGTAGCAAAAATAAGGATAAATTAAGGAATAGTAGAGCATACGTAGAGACGATTTAGGAAGAAAGAAGCTTCATCTAGATATTATACCGATTGACTTGGCAACTTTTTTTGCAACGTGTGATATTTCCGACTTCCACTTTACGTTTTCATCGAAAATTACTCCTAGAAAATCTGTCTACTTTACTTTAACAATATTTTGATTATCTATATTTATTTGAATATTACAAACTGAACGCTTTTGTCTTGGTTTAAAGACCATAACTTTAGTCCTTTTAAGATTTAGAGAAAGCTTGTTTGCTTTAAACCAGATCATTGACAGTTTGTCCATCTCTGAGCTTAACATATCTGAAAGATAGTTCGGATTTAATAGATTAGAAGCATTGTTGATGTCGTAAACTTACAGTAAGAAAAGTAGAGGTCCGAGGATAGAACCCTGAGGGACCCCACAGAAGATTTCATTTCTTAACGAACGGTGGCCATTATATTCAACATATTGCTTTAGGCGTTCTTAAACGGGTATGTTGCTCGTGCTCGTGCTTTTTGTGTCCTTACAAGGCATCTTGTGAAGAAGGCcgaaacatttcttttattatgagtgtttttttttttttggctggaCAATTTAAAGTGCGTACGGCTACTCGAACGGGGGCACTTcaaagaagattatccaatcacaacgttttttgaaaataaaagattgtCAAGTTGTTTCGCAAACGGACCAATAACATTCGTAATTTTGAGGGCTAAGAGGTCAGGTATGTTCAaacggttttaaagttttcatcGGTTGCATACTTgaaccttgaattttattgATCCGTTTGCAAAAAATACTAATGTCGCGGCGCATTTTAAAGCAATATTAATGCTTTAATAATGATTAAGTACCTGTATCATAATATATTAAGGATCTCTCCCTTTACATGCCACACTTTATAATGTTATGGGTCTCATACTTTAACTCCTCCCAAATGTGATAGAATATCATCATAATATGGACCAAAATCGATTAGATATTTAAGGCCTACCTTATGGAATTCTCTTAAAGATCTCGGGACccaatcttaaaaaaaaaacaactaggTTGGCGTGCATTCATAATCACATCTTTTATGCTGCtcagttttataaatatttgATTTTAGTGTTAAGTATTTTAGGAATGTTGTATTTAGTATTTTAATTAGCTTTTGATTAGTAGTTTTAGCTCGCTAAAACTAGCACCAGTGTAATAATAAAcgagtttaaataaagattCTAATGATAAATATTgataatttatattaattttttttttttttcaatcagggGTGTTCTCTCACAGGGGAAGGAATCGTAGATACACGTGTCGCAATGAACAGGAAGGTCTACCTGTGGACGGTCCGTGCGGGGAGCAGTGCATTTGCCTCGATGGAAGGCTAGAGTATTGTTGTAGAAAACGAAAGAACTTTGCCTCAATGACTCGAGGTGAAAGACTACGATATGTAAACACTGTCTACAGGGCCTCTACGGATCGGCGGTACAGAGGAAAATACAACAGACTAATTGCCATTCATTCAACAAATTTTATGAGAGGTATTCACGATCGACGGCAATTTCTACCTTGGCACCGATGGTAAGTCTTAATGAAACGATCATTTCATATCCTTCAAAATTGCTGGGTTGTCTTCATGAACTTGTTCCCAACCATCAGCTGCACAGCCTTTTCCCTAACGCTTAATTTCAAGGCACGCAAAAGCCAACAGggccgagaaaaaaaaagacgttATGAGGCATCTCCCTTTCTTTTTATGCAGTCCGATTAGGATGTGACCACTAGTCTCTTGAGGGGGAGGTATGAAAAGAAAGTCGTTATGATGTTAAAGTTTTCACTTAAAATACACAAATACGCATGGTTTAAAGATAATGGTCGAAGACCACGACTTTGATTTTTCGACAGCGATTGAACTACATTTATGTTTTAAAGGATTAATTAATCaagtattaataattaatttataacaatgataattaGAAAGGATGTAATCATCATTTCACAGGCgcgggaaaaacaaaatatgagtTCCCTAAGGGAATTAAACCTATGATCACCTTCATACCGGTCGGATAATCTGACCACTGAGCCACGTggaatttcagaaatttcaaaTCGAATAAGCGCCCTAAATATCTATTGTTTTGGTTTCGTCAATGCGCAGGTATCTTCTTAAATACGAAAATTTACTTCGAGAAATCGACTGTAGAGTGACATTACCGTATTGGGATTGGAGCCTGTTTCCTGGAGCCGTGTGGAGCCAAGGGGAAGATGAAATTTGGTCGTCAAAACCTTGGGGACTAGGAGGAAATGGACAAAGAGGTAGAAGACCTGGCTGTGTTAATCAAGGACGATTTAACCGAAGAACATGGCGCGTTACACCCTCGGCTCACAGAGATTGCCTTAGAAGGTCTTTTGGAGGTACAACTGGATTTTATTACAGTGTATGTTATGTCATCGTCAAACGCTCCCAGAGTAGCAATTCAACACGCTAATTATAATTGGCAGTATATCTGATGCAACTCAATCACATCCTGAATAAATGATATCTTTTTTTTGCCTGAGAATTTTTACcaggggaaaaaaaattttgtttagatATTATCACAGTGACAATGTACGTAATGCCagaaatataattattatggAAAAAAAGGTTGCTATTTTATATTGGGGCAAGCCCATTGTTTGCCTTTCTTGTCAGCGCCAGCGGGTTAAGAGGAATTATGAGAAGCCAATTAGAAAAGGGCCAtacattttgaataaataatgaatTGTTCTTCTCTTGTTCTTATACAGCGAAACCACCGGATATAATAGCTGTCTACCTCACTAAGGCTTATTCTCCAAGACAGTTCAGACAGTTTGAGTTGGAACTGCGCGCCAATCTTCACGATACATTACATTGCAACGTAGGAGGCACAATGTGCAACCAGTATTCTGCTAACGCCCCAGAGTTCTTCCTTCATCACGCCTTTATCGACAAAATTTGGGCAGATTGGCAAGAAAAGGGCACTGAACATATGGACGTTTATTTCAGAGATCTTCCCTCTAGAACACGTATGCAAGCAGCGCAATTTCATCCCCAAGACTATATAGACACCTTGTATCTACCCCACCCCGATGTTAATAGACGAAATGCAGAGAATATCTGTGTCATTTACAAAGATCCCGTGCACCCAATGTACGATGAAGTAATGAGTCGCCTTGAAAGCTTAACCACCAGAGAAGTTCGTCAAATTCGTAGGCGTGCATTTCGTCCGGCGACCTCCCGACAATTGAGACGTCTTGGAGTCAAGAGGAAGGAGCGACGTCAAGCAAGGAGGCTGCTAAGGATGATCGAACCAGGAAGACAACATCGAATCCTTACAAAATCCCTAAAAACAACCCTCGACAAGATGCTTGgcttttctttgaaaagtaTTCCATTTAGGGCCAACTCAATAAGAGATCGGCCAGCTAGAAGTTCAGTTCTCAGGGATGTTCGATGGTTGGCGAATTCACTCAATTCCACGACAATGTCAATTGGAAATTTTGGAGACTCCGCATCTGCTAACATCTCCTCTACTTTGGTGTAGAGTAGCTCAGTAATTCAATGCGATTTTTATTGGAAGAAAAGAGTGGACAAATTTACTGATTATTCAGTGTTATTAGTCAAGTGAAATAAGTAAAAGCAGagcaaataaaatatattacaTATTATTCGGTTACATgcagttgaatttttttagagaatgatTCCGACTTCAACCTGTGgtgatccagggggagggtgggTGCATCCATGGAGTCCGGATCTCCTGGATCGATCAGAGTGGAAATATTTCAGTTTagtatagaactttaaaaatcaCTGAGTGCGTCATAAATTGAAGGGTCCAACttttgctaagaaaaaaaaaacggacaaCCTCGTTTGGAAATAACAAGCTTTAAACAGGCTGCAAATCGTTTTCAAACACGGGTGGGAGAAGACCTTGCCCTCGTGCTCAGTGAAAACTCTCGTAGCGCTTTTTTCCCCCGACCAGATCGATTGAAAGAGGATATCCGAGGTTGATCCTAATGGTGAATTCAGAAGGTAAATTCAACTCTTGTGGACGAAAAAAGAGAAGTTTGCATAATATATAATTTGTTAATCCCATCTCTCACACTAATTTGTACAGTAAGGAAattaaattttctgcatgacaATTAGTTAGttaaatctttcattttcttgaggAGCAGAAGCTATATTTCTTTtgataaataaacaacaatttttcaaaaatcgtATTTCTATTGGCCATTgcgctaaaactaaataaatccCCGAGTCAAGGGCTCGACTCTAGTAAACTTGTAAGTATTGTTTTCAAGGATACCTATTCAACCAATTACGAAATAGCACTTACTAATTCATTGTCGGAAGATGTAAGGCTTAAAGCTTATCAAGCAAAACACGAATTTGGCAGTTTTGTTTAAAACGTGACCTCTCGTAAAATGAACAGACGCTCATTCTGCACGAAAATTAATTTCATCAAAAAGGCCGATGAAAGGTAAGTCCTTGTAGGTTAATGAGATCGTGTGTCTTAAAAGACTACTGTTTGCTCCTTAGTTTTATCAAAAATAAGCAGGGGTAATAACTTCACAGTAGTGTAAAACGACGGTGGAAAGATTACACGCGaaaattttctaaagaaaaggAATCTGTACATGTACGTGATGAGCAAACTATTCATCGATCAGCGTGTCTGAATTCCGCTGCAATTTAGCGAAAATTAAGGTGAGCTTATAACAATAATCAGACTCTTTTGATATAGAGAAACCTTTCGCAATCACTATTTATTGCTATAGGATTATAacaactctttcttttttgttaaaaaaaaaacctttgtctCTGAAAATCTCACAGGAAAATTTGGACCCTTTAGGGATTGTAAAATGTCTATAAATAGTACATTTACAGAGTTTTTATTGGAGTGCAAATCTTCCTTCCTTTATACTGTCGCTGGCTCAATAACCTCTATCTTTACAACCACCGCACTAGCCTAGAAAATCGGTGTCCGACTCTAAGCTCTTCGAGATAAACTGAAGAGAAAGCCTTCCCCTTAAAACATAGAATTGCTAGGTGCTTTGTTTTTCCGTGACAACCCATATATCAAGAACACTTTGACCAGCATCTGAAGTTTTAGCTAGTTTTATGACTATAGATTCAAATTAAATCATCTGGCAACTGTAATTATACTAACATTTACCTCAAAGAATGATTATTATAAGTAAatcaaaacagaaaagaaaaaaggactaGAAAGTCATTTTATAAAACTCATGCAAAATTTCACGACAGCAGCCAAAGTCTGCAATTTCGCGGGCAGTGAAAATAAGGGGCTAGACCAATGACAGAAATTCACTTAACAAAACTAAAGTATTTGTTTAGATGCTATTTCTGACTGTAGAGAGAATCGCGGTCTTCTTGTTAATAAAGGGAGTACTTCAATCTTCACCTCCTGTTAATTTGTGACCGAGTAAATGCCGGATGCCCTAAAAGAGCCGCCACAACTTGTTTTACTGAGATGgctttttgttttgcatacatACGCTGCAGCTGACACTAGCTCTGAAAAGCGCAACCACATTTAATAACTTATTTATGTGAAAGAAAGATTCGAATTAATATCGTCCATTAGCCCAAGTAAACTACTCTGGTGAAGCTGCGGGATAACCCTGATAATAACCAGTAAGGTTTGAATTATTTGCCGAATGCATGTTGCTTTTCAACCACACAAAAGTGTTTTTCCGTTcctaataatatacacgaaaaaattactcaattctgatcggctgagaaaggagtgcagctcttctgtaacacgagtgcaaaactTGTAACACCAGTACAAATTACAaatggtttctgattggctgaagacAAAAGAAACCACCAAGAACCAATCCGATTAGAgttgttttaacaacaaaatttaagaaaatggccatggttttcagcagacgacgacgggatttaattttgtacgcaaaacaacaataaaaaagttaacaaaatattccaaaaacccgAACACACTAAAAGTACGTCTTTCgggctaaatgtattgaaaatgcggtggtaagagaaaaatactgtcaacaaaatcgaggaaaatgagaaaaagaaactaaaaaacaagctacttataacagactacgctaaagtaaaaaaatatagaacAATTTGCTTTGGGAATCCGTATTCCTGGGATTTGGAATTTAGAATACTGCTCAAGGACCCCGAAGTCCCACGAACAGCTgtattccggaatccaagttccattcCTCGGCATGGAATCAAAAATCCAAGAATGTCTACGATTCTACATGGGGCGAAACTACTGTTCCTCGtttgttcctttgtttgttttaaaacatcTCCTTTGATGTTTAGTCTATGTTTGTAACTTGTTTACCATCCATAATTGCACTAAAACAGCCTTTACTTCTCTCAGTGGTGCAAACAAGAGTAAAGCAATTTGTGGGATCCGTTAACTTATcttacaataaaatttatatttattatatacaaaCTGTGGTTTCCACGAAACATTAAATAATATATGATTTGTTGACTCCAGTGATTCATCTTGCAAGATAAAAACACCAATaaagcgactgaaaacaattgTTTAACTCGGTAATAAAACTGATCAATACTTCACTTTGGCAGCAGTGGAGTTATGGTAAATTGGCTGCTGTAAGAACGTTTTCTGTTTTAtgctttcgttttgttttgtatgaGATCGCtgttgcaattaggtgtataagttgcaaataattttgtttttatcttgacaggtaatttttgtttttcctttgttcaaaTTCATTGGcatatattaccatacccaaaaaaacCGCCGACTTCTTTTTCCATCGCGGCAACCGCCAGTGACGACTACAATCTGCAGAGATATTAGCACCATAGCACCATGATTGTATAGAGAAGTGCACTTTGGCATCACAAAAACGGTACAAACACCTCTCATTTTATTTTAGTAAATGCAAGTAATTCTTTTGGTCctaaaatgaattattttcttcaactaGGACAGTAAATTTAACAATACTTTAAGTGTGGGTGTAAGATCTTTCACTGAAGAATTTAACAATGTTTGTAATTTTCGCCAAGCCAGGAA
This window contains:
- the LOC140923363 gene encoding tyrosinase-like — translated: MTRGERLRYVNTVYRASTDRRYRGKYNRLIAIHSTNFMRGIHDRRQFLPWHRWYLLKYENLLREIDCRVTLPYWDWSLFPGAVWSQGEDEIWSSKPWGLGGNGQRGRRPGCVNQGRFNRRTWRVTPSAHRDCLRRSFGAKPPDIIAVYLTKAYSPRQFRQFELELRANLHDTLHCNVGGTMCNQYSANAPEFFLHHAFIDKIWADWQEKGTEHMDVYFRDLPSRTRMQAAQFHPQDYIDTLYLPHPDVNRRNAENICVIYKDPVHPMYDEVMSRLESLTTREVRQIRRRAFRPATSRQLRRLGVKRKERRQARRLLRMIEPGRQHRILTKSLKTTLDKMLGFSLKSIPFRANSIRDRPARSSVLRDVRWLANSLNSTTMSIGNFGDSASANISSTLV